From the genome of Triticum aestivum cultivar Chinese Spring chromosome 1A, IWGSC CS RefSeq v2.1, whole genome shotgun sequence:
TGCTCGTtagtgagggttttcttttttctaacTCCTTGCTCAACAActgcaacaagaaacaaaacaatGAAAAAATATATTAGTCCATGCTCAAATGATCAAATGAAAAACAACAAGAAATGATCAAATGATGAAATGCTCAAATGATAAATGAGCTACTGTTCATTTTCAGAAACTAGAGTTACTGTTCATTTTCAGAAACTTGCTAAATGAGCTACTCTTACTGTTCATTTTCAGAAACTAGAGTTACATTTTCAGAAACTTGCTAAATGAGCTACTCTTACTGTTCATTTTCAGAAACTAGAGTTACTGTtcattttcagaaacttgttaaatGAGCTACTCTTACTAGTCAATGTCAAAATTTCTTGTGGTGATCTGATTTGGGAAAGGGGATCGGAGAGGTCTAATATTTTGGGGATTATTTCTAGGGTTCGTGGCATAGGCGATGCTCAGTTGGGGAAGAAAGGTGGCGCCTCATGCAAACACTTTGTGCAGTTTTAActgaatgtactccctccgttccagattACTCGTCGAGTaatctggaacggagggagtatatgttaggAGCAATCCATGTGAACATTGAACAAATCGAGATTACTGCTGACTTATGGTTGAGGATGCCTGGTGTTCAGTGCAAGGACAATATGTTTGATGCCTGAACCTGAATCTGCGTTTGAGATCTGCCAAGACTTCCTCCCAGATATCTGATTTGTGAACCTATTTATTAAGATGCCCTCGTATGTACTCCTTCTCAGTTATCCTGCTTGCTGATTTCGCTAGCACAATGCATTTTTTGTCAATTGAAATTTGGTGCAAACACTCTGTCCAATTTCATCTAAATGTAAATTTCATCCAATTTCTGAGTTATCCTGCTTGCTGATTTTGCTATCACAATGCATTTTTTGTCAGTGCAAGGACGCGTTCTCTCAGCACGGCGATGTTACCCAAGGTAGTTATAATCAGTCTTCTTGCTGTTGGATCTGTTGTTTGACTGAATCAATTTGGGATGTCCTCTGCTTTGACTGCTTGATGTGCCTGTCATTTTAAGTGATATGCCATCCTGTGACAGTTGTGATACCAAAACAATGTCCCAAGGTAGCCATGGTCTAGGAAACAATTTATGACCTGATCTTAGAACTTGAATATGGCATCAAGTCCCAGGGAATGTGTGGGTTTAGAAAATCAATTTTCACACACGTTTAATACCAAACTTTGTTGTTAAACATTGTTAATACCAAATGgattttttaattgctcaacactGGCTAGCTACTCCATTATAGGGGTACAAATGAACTATTGATTGTTCATGGCAGGAGTACTGGAGCTCACCAACTGCATCTTGACCGGGATCgatgccctcttcctcttccatgttcATATCATCTTGGAGTATGTCTTCTTCTTCGGCTGGAGTGCAGTTGAGATCAAAATCCATGCCTCTGCCCTGACTATGTCTATTTCCTTTTTCAGTTGCTGCCTGTTCTGAAGTTGGTGCAATGGAGCTTGGAGCTCCACCTGCTGGACCTGGAGCCTGTTCAGGTACTGCCACGGTATAAGTTCATGCAACATCAAGCACTATAGTACTCCAACATCATGCAATAGTACTGTTGTCATGAAAATGATGTTGCATGACGTTGTAAAAGTGATTCTGCCCCTGTAGTACTTCATCATGCAACTGTACTCCAACATCATGCTATTTTGTTAATGATACTCCAACATCATGCAATTGTTTCAGTAGTACTGATTTTTTGTTAATGATACTCCAACATCATTGGAGTACTGCACTTTTACTCCAATGCAGTACTGATTTTTTGAATCCTCCCAACATCATGCTCCAATACTGAATTTTGTCATACTAAATTTGCAACTGAATTGCCCCTTTTTGGACCTGTTGAACGACCAGGACCTGAAGTCAGCGGTGATCTGCAGTACctggaggtggagatggcgaggcccTGGGAGGGTGGCGGCAATCTGCAGCAGGGCGCTGGCCTTGGGATGACGAGGTGGGGGATCTGCTGGCCTAGGAAGTTGGGGAGGATGGGAGGGGATCCGTTGGGCGAGATGGGAGGcgatggaggtggaggtggaggtggaggatctgggggtggggggcgacggaggCGGGGGCGATGGAGGTGGAGGATCCAGAGGTGGGGGGCGACGGAGGCGGGCGGATCTGGAAGACGACCTGGGTGGAGACGAGGAGAGAATTCAAAACTGAAGGGTAACCTGGTCATTTCGCTGCTTTTTCACCTGGTCGGAAAAAACCCCAGCGTCatgtatttcggaacggagggagtaaatagcAAGTAGGCAATGGAATCAGCGGGGGCGACCGCCAGCGTCGGCGCCGAGAAGAATTCATGGCCGGAGGTGGTCGGCCTGTCTTCGGAGGAGGCCAAGAAGAAGATCACAGAGCACAAGCCCGACGCCGGCGCCGAGAAGAATTCATGGCCGGAGGTGGTCGGCCTGTCTTCGGAGGAGGCCAAGAAGAAGATCACAGAGCACAAGCCCGACGCCGGCGCCGAGAAGAATTCATGGCCGGAGGTGGTCGGCCTGTCTTCGGAGGAGGCCAAGAAGAAGATCACAGAGCACAAGCCCGACGCCGGCGCCGAGAAGAATTCATGGCCGGAGGTGGTCGGCCTGTCTTCGGAGGAGGCCAAGAAGAAGATCACAGAGCACAAGCCCGACGCCGGCGCCGAGAAGAATTACGTCCACGTCGTTCCGCCCGACGCCTTCTGTCACCATGGATTACAACACCGGCCGAGTCAAGGTGTTCGTCGACTCCAGCGACAAGGTCACGAAAGCTCCCAGGATTGGCTTAGCTAGCTGGGCTCATCCTTACGTTTGTACCAATAAATGAGGACGTAATTCTGTTTAGCTGTACCCTGTAAGCTTGTGTACTGATGTATTCAGAAGATGCTCCAGTGCGCCTAGATCTAATGTAGAGAAGATACAAAAGGAGATCAGGCCGGGGAATAGTTAAAGTAATGAAATACCGATACATGCAAGAAAATTTAGTGCAAATGTAGATTACAACCATACCACCAACAGATTGGTGTCACTCTTCTGTTATTAAAAAAACAACTCACAGTGACATAGTTCCAACCATGCCTTTTTTTTCACTACAAATATTTTGTTCGAGACTAGGTGAGTGCTGCCAGGATATTGCTCTGTAAATAGAAACAGCAAACGTATCTTTTTCAAAACTAATCCAGGACGTTAACAGCAGCAGTACATGCACATTTGAAGGATAACTCAATCTAATCAAATAGAAAAAGCAGTCATCTATTCCTTTTTGAGAACCAGTCATGCATTCATGATTCAGATTCCAGGCACACACAAAAATAGTTCGAGTCTGAAGATTGGTCAGGTTGGTTAAAACTTCAGGTAGTCAGCGTTAcaaaaacaaacaaataaataaatgtgaGAATAAAAAACCTGAGAAAGGATCGGTCAGATCAGGCCAACTGGGTTGAGTCATGGCGGTGGCGTGGAGAAGGTGCAGACCAGTGATGTGGACCCACAATGAAATGGTGCCTGCGCCGCTTCTGTCCGTGCACAACATTAGTACTCATATAACGAGTTACCTGAGAAAAGCCCTCTGCAAAGATGTTTCTCCAGCACAATGTTACAACACCATATGTTCAAAATAAACTCCACTGAAAGAATTCCGACAAAATGACATGGCCATAATTCATGCCAATAGTGTGACAAGTCATATATAGCGACAACAAGGATCAATCAGGTAGCATGAAACCATATTAACAAGAACACTGCACTGCAATAGAACATATACCAACAACAAGGACCAATCAGGCAGGATGAAAGCATATGACAGAAAAAGACTAAAGTAACATAGACAACATAGCATGGATAAGCAACAAGTCAAACACATTAGTAAGTTTAGCAGTTCAAGTCGAACACATCACTGAAGGATCCCCTACTACTGACACTACATATACATTGGAATTCTTCCATTCATCCGTGGCAAATGGACTTTACAGATGCACAAGAAGAAACCTCCAGCAAAACCAACAACAGAAAATGATTTCGCATATTAAGCAACCACTGCTTGGTTTATCATTCCCTGCGCCCACGATGCAGTCTCCCTGACCTCTTCGTCCGAATCAAGGCACTCCCTAAAGAATTCGACATGGAAGAGGTGGTTCCTGAACAGATCTTTTGATATTGGGCCAAGTGTATCCGCGAGATCACCAAGGACTGCAACTGCAGCCTTTGTCACACTCTCATCCCTGAAAGCAGACATATGCATATACTGCTAAGAAACGGAACAGTCACTCATAtaaaaaaaaaagggcaacctggtgcatgtagctcccgcttgcgcagggtccagggaagggtccgaccactttgggtctataactagaagaaatgacaatgaaaatgaTGTGCACCTGCTCCCATCCTTGTAGACAGCTTCGGTGAACTGCAACAGGTGGGTTGCATAAGGTACCATCAGCTGAGCTTTTGGACCTTTTATACCCTGTAATATGCCAGAGTAAGCCTCAAATATTCCCCGTCTGAGCTGATTACCATAGTGAACCATATCATCGTCACTTTGATCTAAAACAACAAGAAGCTCAGCAGCTCCTTGAAGCATTGGCATGGCATATGGCAGGTATTTCTCAAAATTCTCGCCAATAGCAAGAGCAATGTCTCCAAAGCATGAGAAAATGGGAGGTTTGACAGACCGGTTGAGCATTGGATTTGAAAGATCCTTGAGGAGAACAGTCATAATTCCATCACAGAATGGCAACACTTTATCTTCTAGTGTACGGCAAATGTCACCCACCACTCCAACAGAAATGGAGCATACTTGGTATTCTTCATGATTCTGCAAGCCTGCTTCAAGGTACTTGAAAAACTCCGGCATGTATTTTACAAAATCTGGACCAATAGCATCCGCAAGAACACCAATAGCAAGCATTGCTTCTTCATGTACAGTAGAACCGTGGCAAGCAAAGACACGGAGAAACAGAAACATCAACTGATCAGCATTCTGGGTGATAATGGGCTCCGCATCTGAGTTGCTCAGTTTCGGGACGATGACCTGCAGTACACCGCACAGCAAAGCCTGCAGGTCACTCTGGTTCTCCTTGTCGCCTGATGAAAATATTTCCAGATCAAATGTCAACTTCAATCTTCTCATGACCTCCAGCAATAACTGGCCTATAATGCTTGAAGTTTCATCTATGTTGCTGACTCTCACAATCTCATTCAATGCTTCATAAGCAGATGAACGAAGCCTAAAATGGGTCGTGTCAGCACAGTCCGAAGCAGAAAGGAGAGTGGTGATGACACTAGGAAGATAAGGTGTAAGCACAGAAGAAACTGAATCTGCTGTATTTTCATAACCTTGGGCAAGAAAGTATATAGCTCCACAGACTTTCTCAGCCACATTTGGAGCATCCTTACTACTCTCGAGCAACACTGTCATGATACGCATAAGGTTTCCACTTGTTACAATTGGATTCACACTTGTTGGAGAATGCAAAAATTCAAACACACGCCCAAGAGTCCATGCAGTGGTGTCTTTTACCTGGCTGTTGGGATCTTTCATTGCATTGAGCAAGAAATCGAGTCCAGCATGTACCAGTGGAGCAAGTTTCGAAAGAGAAGGACCGTCAAGGATAGAACCAAATGCAAAAGTAGCTGCCTCACGACAATGCCAATCTGGATTTGTGATGTTAGCCTCAACAAATGGCATGACAAGAGGGACAATCGCATCACCAACAGCTTTAGCAATGAGTCCAAGGCACGTCCCGCTACTCATGGAAATGTTCCAGACATTATCATCTTGCTCTTGCTCTTCCTCTTGCTTCAACAGAGTTTCGAGCAGCATTGGAACAAGTGAAGGGAGTGCCTTTTCTATAAAGCGAAAATTTGCACTAGAGTCGGCATTGTCATATCCCTCATATTCTTCTTGGAGTTGAATCTCTTCATCACAAATTGTGCTCCAGAACTCAATAGCTTGAAGTGCAACTGATTCTTCATCTCCTTTGACAGCGTTAGACGTCAGGTTAAATACAGTTTGCATATAAGGTTCCAAGTGCATATAATATATGGATGCAATTGCAACAAGGCATTCAAAAGCTGCCTGTCTGATCTCCACTCCATTAGATACAGCAGTCTCGCAAATTACCTTCACTATATAATTCCTCTCCATATCATTTGCAAAGTTGCTATCAGCAAAATAAAGAGCGTTATATAGAGCTTTAACTGCTGCAAGACGGACTTCAACACTTAGCTCTGCCTGGTTCATTCCCTGGACCACAGCGGTCAGAACAGCATTGACTTGATCCTGCTCCAAGTGCTCAGGAGAAATCTCCTCGCAGACATACCCCAGCGCCTCTAGAGTTGCTTGCTTCAGTGGCGCAGATGCACCCTGCTGCGTCATGTTTCCCAATAACTTGGCAATGAGGTCTGGCCATTCACGACGGGGCATCTCAATGGAGGCGACCTTTGCAATAACCTGTGATGAGACCTGCCTTGCATCAGGCACCGAAGATCCTAGCGTTAGCAGCAACGATTCCTTAATCCTCGATTTGATCGACAAGTCCAGGCTGACCCATTGCTGACCAAGTAGCTCCTTCCTTGAACAATCCTTAGCATCCAACGAATTCTTAAGGATAATGCCAGCAAGTCTTCTAGACTCTGGCGGCCTTCCGTCATTCGAGAGCTCCACTGATAAGGACAGCAGGAACCTGGGAAGATTCTGCTCCTGAAACAGCTTAAGGCTGCTTTCTGCTACGGACCGAAGGTTACCGTCCGGAGATTGCGCAGCTAGGAGAATCTGAGTGATATCCATGGCTGTATCAACTGTCCTAacaaacatcaaacaaacatattTTAACATTCTCAGAAAATGGAATTACATACGAATTAAATTAAACTAAAATTGGCACCCATCAACACTCCCCGGTAGCAGCTAGCACTTTTAGGTTTTAGCACACACAAgtagtggcggagacaggggggaccagcagccccccccccccccccccccccactaagaTCACTGATTTGCTGCTAATTAGTAGATGAACAGTGTGTAATTTATACAAAAATACATGTATTAGTATTGTTTGGCCCCTGTTATCAAAAGTTTGAGTCATTTGGCCCCCCTGATCCTtaattcctggctccgccactgcacacaagACTTGTGAACCCCAGTTCCTCTGCCTCTTATTATTTTGAAAGCTACAGTATAGTAGTCCACAGCCTTTGCATTTTACCCAACTGACGAAACTTAGGTCGTCTGCTTCAGTCAAACGGTCCTTAAGGGCCAGTTTGACCCGGCCTATCATTAGTCTCCAAGCGGGTGCGTCCTGATTAAGCTATCTTCTCTTATCGAGCTACTTGAAAACATTATAACTGGTAGGTTTTGCTACACAACCAAAATTCCAAAATCTTTGACTTTTCTGAAAAAAAAATCGATTTTCACAAGAATGCTCGATGTCTGACAGATTGAGCAAGCAATGGAGAAGCGGCCATTCGGCGATAGGTGCCTTACCGTGTTGTCTGTAGCGAGTCTCGTTGGGGGCTGTGGCGGGGGCTTCACTGCTCCTCGGCAGCTCGCGCGCTCGCTCTTCAGCGACCGTGTGCCGCCTGTCCCGGTATCCCGCAGGTCGCCGCCGCCTTCCCGGCACCTTCCCTCGCCGGCGCTGATTACCGCCGGGCGGCCGGGGAGCTGCCGCTCCGCCGGGTGGGGTGGGGTCGGGTGGTGTAGCGGTTAGGGTTTGGGGATTTTGGGCGCGGGGTTTACTTTGGAGCTCGGTTGGTTCAACGATGCAGGAGGGGACGGGACAGGGAGACGGGAGGGGCGGCGGTCGGCTGTGGTTTCGCCTGTGGGCCGTGGACAACAACTGGCGCAACCGAGGGACTGGCTCATGAGATGGGCCAAACCATCCCGGCCCATCTAACCCGTCAGGCTAAAACGCACCATTATTTTACAGTCCAAACCTCCTTTATTCATTCATTCACAAGAATAATTGCTTTTGTCTCAAAAAAAGAATAATTGCTTCAGTTTTTTTAAAGAATgagatctattataaaagttcaaCAGATGTACAaaacatctcaaacataataaaaattacatcgagattccGAGACCACCGAATGACCACTACTGCGGTCAAATCGAGCCGCTGACGCACCGTTGTAGCACGCCCCTCTACCTGAACCGGCTTGACCTTGTCGTTGATAGTcaggaagtcttcatgcacgtgcccctaaCGAAGTAACGATCAGCTCTCTAGAGCCGCGGTCATCGTCGTTGAACCCTTGCATAGATTTTATGAAAAAGGGTTACCCTACTTtatattactcccttcgttcctttatataaggtgtatttgttttttgataaaaatccagaatgtaaggtgcatttcttctaattcctcataattcTCTTGTTAGCCCTCCAGAAAAAGGGAAACTATCTCTCTCATGATTTTCTATATCTCTCCTTGTAGCAGAAGAAGAAAAATATCTCTCtgtcgattgcatgtatctcttactttcTTGGACTAATTGATTTACTTGCCACCAACCAACAAATTTGCCAAAGGTAATTTCGTTGAAACATGTCTGCGATTATGTTCCTTGGTCACCGTGCTAAAAATAATACATCTTACATaaagaaacggaggaagtataaaGTAACCACCACAACATCGAGCAACAAATCCAAGTTCAAAAgtaaaacaaacaaacaaagagaCACACACAAAAACAAAGGTACAAGATACTGAAAGAGCCACTACAAACTTTGAATGCCCAAGCGAGGTTTGAGCATCGAGGCTCTCGGTGAACAAGATCATGCATACGACGCGAcaaggatgatacgtctccaacgtatcaatcttggatattttatatgcattattatactattttatattaatttttgagactaacatattaacctagtgctcggtgtcagttgttgttttttccttgtttttgtcttcacGAAAAATCAATACTAAGCGAAGTCCAAACaaaacgaaactttttgacgattttttggacCACAAAACACCCTGGAAGCTTCGGAGAAGGCCAGAAAGGGCACGGGATGGCCACAAGCTCGTAGGGCGCGCCCCAcaagcttgtgggccccccgtgttacttccaaccctaatttttcttctataaatacccaatattCCCTGTAGACTAGAGAGCACATCAAAAATatttttcgccgccgcaagtttctgtcttcgtgagatcccatcttgagacctttttcggtactctgccagagggggattcgaccacggagagcttctacatcaaccttgctgcccttccgatgatgtgtgagtagtttaccacagacctacaagtccatagctagtagctagatggcttcttctctctctttgatctttcatacaatgttctcctcgatattcttggagatctatttgatatccgatgaattgtgggtttatgatcagattatctatgaatattatttgagtcttgcttgaactcttttatgcatgattaacatagctttgtatttctctcgggtctattgatttggtttggccaactagattgatttttcttgcaatgagagaggtgatttgtaatgggttcaatctgaaggaaatatgccctaaaggcaataataaagttgttatttaata
Proteins encoded in this window:
- the LOC123189156 gene encoding importin subunit beta-1 codes for the protein MDITQILLAAQSPDGNLRSVAESSLKLFQEQNLPRFLLSLSVELSNDGRPPESRRLAGIILKNSLDAKDCSRKELLGQQWVSLDLSIKSRIKESLLLTLGSSVPDARQVSSQVIAKVASIEMPRREWPDLIAKLLGNMTQQGASAPLKQATLEALGYVCEEISPEHLEQDQVNAVLTAVVQGMNQAELSVEVRLAAVKALYNALYFADSNFANDMERNYIVKVICETAVSNGVEIRQAAFECLVAIASIYYMHLEPYMQTVFNLTSNAVKGDEESVALQAIEFWSTICDEEIQLQEEYEGYDNADSSANFRFIEKALPSLVPMLLETLLKQEEEQEQDDNVWNISMSSGTCLGLIAKAVGDAIVPLVMPFVEANITNPDWHCREAATFAFGSILDGPSLSKLAPLVHAGLDFLLNAMKDPNSQVKDTTAWTLGRVFEFLHSPTSVNPIVTSGNLMRIMTVLLESSKDAPNVAEKVCGAIYFLAQGYENTADSVSSVLTPYLPSVITTLLSASDCADTTHFRLRSSAYEALNEIVRVSNIDETSSIIGQLLLEVMRRLKLTFDLEIFSSGDKENQSDLQALLCGVLQVIVPKLSNSDAEPIITQNADQLMFLFLRVFACHGSTVHEEAMLAIGVLADAIGPDFVKYMPEFFKYLEAGLQNHEEYQVCSISVGVVGDICRTLEDKVLPFCDGIMTVLLKDLSNPMLNRSVKPPIFSCFGDIALAIGENFEKYLPYAMPMLQGAAELLVVLDQSDDDMVHYGNQLRRGIFEAYSGILQGIKGPKAQLMVPYATHLLQFTEAVYKDGSRDESVTKAAVAVLGDLADTLGPISKDLFRNHLFHVEFFRECLDSDEEVRETASWAQGMINQAVVA
- the LOC123117911 gene encoding uncharacterized protein, with the protein product MESAGATASVGAEKNSWPEVVGLSSEEAKKKITEHKPDAGAEKNSWPEVVGLSSEEAKKKITEHKPDAGAEKNSWPEVVGLSSEEAKKKITEHKPDAGAEKNSWPEVVGLSSEEAKKKITEHKPDAGAEKNYVHVVPPDAFCHHGLQHRPSQGVRRLQRQGHESSQDWLS